Part of the Aureitalea marina genome, TCTAAGGACACATAGTAAATCCGGATTATTGGACTGGAAATGCTCAAGGACTCCTTGGAATATAGTAGCATTGTTGGTTTCCGTGAAGGAATCTCCCATAGTTAGCCAATTGGGATCCGTTGATTCTTGGGCAGTATCTGGTGTATGGACCTGTAACAGATTGAGACGGGCATTGAATAATTTCGCAAGCTCCAATACCGGCGATAAAGCCTCTTCACGCTCACAGTATCCCCCCTTAAAGGCGAGTAAAATGGTCTCAAATTTTCGGAATAGATAATCTCCCGGTATGATCATAACAGGTGTCATGGTTTGCTTGACGATCTTACCGGTTATACTCCCTAAATAGACTTCATCGTCCATTTCAATACTTTGAGGCGAAAGCAGGATCAAATCGATCTCCAGCAGTTTGATCAGCCGTTCTATTCCTTCAAATGAATCTCCTTTGACTGGCCGGGCCACCACCTCGACATTTTGGGTATCTACCTGATTCAGGACTTCATTTAGCTGAGCCTCGCTATCTTCAATGATCAGTTGGTTGACCTTGGTCAAACCTGCAACTTTCGAAAACTCCTTGTATAGGTTTATCAAATAAACAGTGGCCCCATTCATCGAGGCCAAGCCCACGGCAAACTTTAAATTTGTCACCGCATGTGCCGTATTGCTCACGGGAACCAAAATATTCTTGATCATTGGTGTATATTTAGCTGCAACGTAAAATTAGCTTTAAAATATGATTCGTTGGGCTAATTCGGCCGAAATTCCCAAAATACTTCAGATTACAAAGGCCTGCGCTCATTCAATGATTGAGAGAGGAATCCTACAATGGAATGAATCCTATCCCAATCAGGAGCAATTTGCTGAAGATATTCGACGAAATGAACTTTATGTTTATATCTATAATGAAGAGGTGATCGGTTGTATCGTGATCACTTCTTTGAAGGATTCCGAATACGAACCCATTCAATGGCTTACTTCGGAATTGGAGCACTATTACATTCATCGGTTAGCTGTCCATCCGGATCACCAAGGCAAAGGGTATGCGCGCAAACTGATGGACTTCGCCGAGCGGAAGGGCCGTGAAGATGGGGTGGCAAGTATACGGTTGGACACCTTCAGTAAGAATCCTAGAAACCAACATTTCTACAAGCAAAGAGGCTATTTAAAAGTAGGTCATATCTTTCTCCCAAATCAGAGTGAATATCCATTTTATTGCTTCGAACTGCCTTTGATCAACGAACCAGGGAAAAGTAGCCCGTAAAAACCCTGTTATCTGAGGTTTCTGCCTTATACCAATAGCCATCTGAAGGTAATGGGTTACCATTGTAGAGGCCATCCCAACCCTGCTCACCCGGTCTGACCTGGCCAAGCAATTTTCCAAATCTGTCGAAGATGGAGATTACCGTTAGCGGAAGGGCCTCCCCCTGTCTTGGAGCTATATACTGCCAAAAATCATTGATCCCGTCTCCATTGGGAGAGAAATATGGCGGAAATCCTCCTGGCGGAAAGGCTAGGTTAAATGGCCTGGATGCTATGCCACAACCATTGATATCCCGAACATAGACTACATAAGCCCCCTCAGGCAAATTAAGGAATTCGTTTCTGGGTTGATAGGGCCCGTTCTCGTCCAATGAGTATTCATAAACCCCTTCTCCTGTAACCAAAACACTCACATCGAAATCGTCCTCTCCAGGTGTGATTTTTACCCGTTGAATAGTTGCTATGGAGGACTGTTCCACTTCGAATACCTGCTCGGCCACACATTCGATCTCAAAATCTTCCTGGATCAGGGTGTTATAGGCTTCATATCGATAAAGACCTGTACTGGAAATATTGACCGTAGGTTCGCTCGAAATTATGATCTCGGTACCATCCTCCTGGATCTTGTACCATCGGAAACCGTCGGCAGTATCCTGAGTTGTGATCTGTGCAGGAATCTGGCCGGAACAGATTCCGACGCTATCTGGGAAATCGATCTCCGGTTTCAGATCGACCAGTTCTCCAGTTTCCTGATCGAAGAAAGGGCCGCATCCCAATATGGTTGAAAACGACTCTTGTATACATCCCTGTGCTTCACCTGCATCGTTAAAGGGGATGATCTCAACGAAATAGGTTCGATTGGGCTCAAAATTGATCACAAAGGTGGAAGTTTCGGTGAAGATGCCTCCATCCAGCACATCATTTTCAAATGGCGAACTACCAATATTGACAATATAACCTGTAGCCCCGGGAACAGCCTCCCACTCCAGGAAAGGGGTTAGGGGCACGTTGATCGCTCCGTCCGGAGGGGTTATCAACCGGGTACAGCCCGGAGGTTGACCTAACTCCCCGGTCAGAAAACTAAATTCCTGACAATTCTGAGCTCGTCCAATCTCATTGTAAGGCTCTATCAATACAAATATCTCCGCAGATGGAGGGAAATCTGCAGGAGGATTGTAAGTCAGTGTATTGCCCACATCGAGTTGATCGACTATATCTCCACTTCCAGGGGCAGTTCCTATTGTGATCAAATATCCCGTGGCCCGTGGTGCATAACTCCATTGGATGAAAGTTCCCACATTGACATTAGTCTGTCCGTCCAAAGGGGTGGTCATCACGCTACAATCCGGTAATGTGGTCACTTGGGCAGTTGTAAACGATTGTGAGGGACACACTATATCCGGTTGGTCAAAAAGAAAGAGGGTTATGGTGACAAAGATCTGAGTGGATTCAGGTAGTCCCAGCGGTGGCAGAAAAGTAGTGTCTATACCAACTGCTTGTTCATTGACGATCTCACCACCTCCTGGGGTCGTCCCCAATGAGATGATATAACCGGTTACCCCTACGACCTCCTCCCAACTAATTGCGGTATCCACGGGAACGTTGTTCTGCCCATTCAAAGGTGAGGTCAGATCAGGACACTCCTGCCCAAAGACCCAATAGCCCAGAATCAAAAAGAGAAAAGGTAGTTTCCTTTTCATAGCACGTAAACTCCTTCAGATTAGGTAATAACGTTAGAAACAATCCATTTGTTTCACCCGCCTGTAAACCATAAATATAGGCAATTATACCACCGATGTCAGGCCTTGGCACAGCAATAAAGCTGACAGTAAATATGTATTTTTGCTGCTTGAATCAGTCCACCACGGATATCTCTTTTAGACGCATCCAGCAACTTGCCATTCCGGCTATCATTGCTGGCATAGCCGAACCTGTACTCTCCAGTACCGATGCGGCCGTAGTAGGAAATATTCCCGTCAATGGAACCGAAGCTCTGGCCGCCGTGGGAATTGTTGGCTCTTTTTTATCCATGTTGATTTGGATTCTCGCTCAAACCAGGGCCGCGATCTCCTCCATTGTATCTCAAAACCTGGGGGCGGGTAAGATCGATGAATTGAGAAGTTTCCCGGCACAGGCCATCTACTTTAATATCGGCCTTAGTATCCTTGTCTTGGTAGGAACTTATGCCTTTGTAGAGGAAATATTCCGACTGTTGAACGCAAGCGGTGAGATCCTTAAGTTAAGTTTGGAATACTATGACATCCGGGTCTGGGGATTTCCTTTTACATTGTTCACATTTGCCGTGTTCGGCATCTTTCGGGGACTTCAGAACACCTTTTGGCCAATGATCATCGCCGCTACCGGTGCGGTCATGAATATAGGGCTGGATTTCTTATTGGTCTATGGATTGCAAGACCTGATACCGCCTATGGGAATAAAGGGTGCTGCCTGGGCTAGCTTGATGTCTCAACTGGTGATGGCCCTTATGTCCATGATCTTGCTATTGAAAAAGACCCAGATCTCCTTGCGTCTGCAATTTCCACTTCACCCTGAGATCAAACGATTGGTGTATATGAGTTTCAATCTCTTTATCCGGTCTTTGGCATTGAATGCCGCATTGATGCTTGCCGTACGAGAAGCTACTTATCTGGGAACAAAATACATAGCAGCCCATGCCATAGCTATTAATCTTTGGCTTTTCGCTGCTTTCTTCCTAGACGGCTACGGGGCAGCGGGGAATATTCTCGGTGGTAAGCTGAAAGGGGCCGGACAGTTTAAGGCACTATTGACCGTCAGTAAACGGGTGAATGGTTACAATCAGGTTGTGGCAGCGATCCTGATCATTTTCGGGATCATCTTGTATAAACCCTTGGGACTGCTCTTTAATAAGGACCCGGAAGTGCTGGCCGTCTTCAATGATATGTTCTACCTGGCCCTAATCAGCCTGCCCATCTGTGCTTTTGCCTTTACTTTCGATTCTATCTTTAAGGGCTTGGGCGAGATGAAGTATTTACGAAATGTGCTGTTAGGCGCGACCTTGATCGGCTTCATTCCCTCTTTATATCTTTTCAAATACCTGGGCTGGGGTATCCAAGGTATCTGGCTCTCCATCATCGT contains:
- a CDS encoding universal stress protein, with product MIKNILVPVSNTAHAVTNLKFAVGLASMNGATVYLINLYKEFSKVAGLTKVNQLIIEDSEAQLNEVLNQVDTQNVEVVARPVKGDSFEGIERLIKLLEIDLILLSPQSIEMDDEVYLGSITGKIVKQTMTPVMIIPGDYLFRKFETILLAFKGGYCEREEALSPVLELAKLFNARLNLLQVHTPDTAQESTDPNWLTMGDSFTETNNATIFQGVLEHFQSNNPDLLCVLRRQRGFFQKLWEKNRVMKKEFFTTKPLLILKADDQ
- a CDS encoding T9SS type B sorting domain-containing protein; amino-acid sequence: MKRKLPFLFLILGYWVFGQECPDLTSPLNGQNNVPVDTAISWEEVVGVTGYIISLGTTPGGGEIVNEQAVGIDTTFLPPLGLPESTQIFVTITLFLFDQPDIVCPSQSFTTAQVTTLPDCSVMTTPLDGQTNVNVGTFIQWSYAPRATGYLITIGTAPGSGDIVDQLDVGNTLTYNPPADFPPSAEIFVLIEPYNEIGRAQNCQEFSFLTGELGQPPGCTRLITPPDGAINVPLTPFLEWEAVPGATGYIVNIGSSPFENDVLDGGIFTETSTFVINFEPNRTYFVEIIPFNDAGEAQGCIQESFSTILGCGPFFDQETGELVDLKPEIDFPDSVGICSGQIPAQITTQDTADGFRWYKIQEDGTEIIISSEPTVNISSTGLYRYEAYNTLIQEDFEIECVAEQVFEVEQSSIATIQRVKITPGEDDFDVSVLVTGEGVYEYSLDENGPYQPRNEFLNLPEGAYVVYVRDINGCGIASRPFNLAFPPGGFPPYFSPNGDGINDFWQYIAPRQGEALPLTVISIFDRFGKLLGQVRPGEQGWDGLYNGNPLPSDGYWYKAETSDNRVFTGYFSLVR
- a CDS encoding GNAT family N-acetyltransferase, which encodes MIRWANSAEIPKILQITKACAHSMIERGILQWNESYPNQEQFAEDIRRNELYVYIYNEEVIGCIVITSLKDSEYEPIQWLTSELEHYYIHRLAVHPDHQGKGYARKLMDFAERKGREDGVASIRLDTFSKNPRNQHFYKQRGYLKVGHIFLPNQSEYPFYCFELPLINEPGKSSP
- a CDS encoding MATE family efflux transporter, translating into MNQSTTDISFRRIQQLAIPAIIAGIAEPVLSSTDAAVVGNIPVNGTEALAAVGIVGSFLSMLIWILAQTRAAISSIVSQNLGAGKIDELRSFPAQAIYFNIGLSILVLVGTYAFVEEIFRLLNASGEILKLSLEYYDIRVWGFPFTLFTFAVFGIFRGLQNTFWPMIIAATGAVMNIGLDFLLVYGLQDLIPPMGIKGAAWASLMSQLVMALMSMILLLKKTQISLRLQFPLHPEIKRLVYMSFNLFIRSLALNAALMLAVREATYLGTKYIAAHAIAINLWLFAAFFLDGYGAAGNILGGKLKGAGQFKALLTVSKRVNGYNQVVAAILIIFGIILYKPLGLLFNKDPEVLAVFNDMFYLALISLPICAFAFTFDSIFKGLGEMKYLRNVLLGATLIGFIPSLYLFKYLGWGIQGIWLSIIVWIGYRAVALIVRFSQKYVPLARNSS